The genome window CCTAACCATGACAACTGTAATTATTAATTTACAGGCAAAccattattttattatgtaaaattcttgaaaaatgaaaaatataataatcATTTTACTCAACACTGTGCGCCTACAATGTATTTGATTTATgcaaatgcaggaaatgaaatgGTGTTTCAAagatttcttccatttttttgcCAGGTAAAATCAAATACGTCAGTCTTACCATGTACTGACATCATTCGCTGTGCATGTATAAAGGTGTGCCAACATTTGGTGCTTCGGTACTGATATATTACGTTCctggaaaagcaaaacaaagaaagaaatggagaCAGCCTGTGTACTGAAcgtacagcaaacatctcccaCACATTCTCTCCACAGTGATTAATGTTACTCTGAAAGGAGGCAGAGATGGCTGTTGCTAGGATACATGGCAAGGTGAAGTGCAgaccatttaaagaaaagaatagGAGGGCACCATTTACAAAGCATGGCATCAGTGGAGATGGCCTGTTTGTTTCCTGCTATTGTCCTTagcttaattttaattttaatttctccCAGGATTTGCGGTTCTGAGGAGTGCAAGAAAGAGCGGTGGTCAGCCAAAGCTCTCCGGTTTTCTGTTCTCGTTCCTTCCATCTGGACATAGGCTGCAATGGTTGGCAGTATTCAAAGGCCCACACCTGTCTGAGTGAGCCCTATGAACAGCAGACCCGATGGTAAGACAGCTAGGATTATATTGGTGTAATCACTACATTCGATTAAGCTGTGTCAtccattaattttttttattttagaaagtgTTACATTCAGTAAAATGGCATTGCTATGGCTATCTATTTTTCCATATACGTTTGAATATTGTATTAGCTTAATCTAAGGATATGACATAAGTGAAATACTGTAGGTTTGTGCAACAGGACCTGGGGGGGTTAGGTTTTTGCTGGAAACGACAAGAGAAGTGGTTATTTTTCAACACTATTTGATTAACTCCTCCCTTTTGATTGTAAGGGGAGTATTCTTTTGAAGGTTGGATTTCAAGAATATCCTGTCTTTTAGAAATGAATAAcgcctctttgtctctctctttgagATGCCAAATAAAGCAGTGTTTTGAAGCCCGGTGTTCTGAACGGGAGGCTAAATAGGGAGATGTGAGAAAGGATGTGAGATGAAAGGATGATAGAAAGAGGTTGCATTTTCTTTTCGCTTCACTATAATGGCCTTTTCACAATGTGTGGTCCCACAGGACATCAAAGGCCAGTGTTGGACAGACGAGGAGTCGGACGGGGAGAACGAGTCCGAACAGTTCCTGTATGGCATTCAGGTACAGCAGAGGCTCCTGTATTGCCCTTCCTACTTCAAATCTGTGTTTAATCTGGTGTTTGTCaggattttgacattttgttttcaattatGCTTCTCAACAGCACCGTTTcatctttttaatttaacaatacAGTAATATCCAACTTTGATGGGTGTGTTTTGCTGACTTACAAGTTCTACCTCTGTAACTTGTTGGCAGCAAATAAAGCACATCATAATTGGACCATTTAACCATGAATAACAACTACACAGAAAACCAGCcactgaaaaccagtttttaacattttcaagaTATTGTTATAGACCTAGGTGTTGGTCAAGAGGAATTTTTGACCTGATGTTGGGGCCAGACTTTAAGTCACCAAAATTATTTGGAATGATTATTTTGGGGAATAGTTGTTTTATAGATATTTTGCTCTGGTAGTACACACCAGATGGATTTCCATCTTAATGCATCCCTGCTGCATTTTAATTCATCTGAAGCAGTATATTCATTTACAATGTAAAGCATTTGTCTTTTAGTTTTGTAAGGTCTCAAATACGAATTTATGTAAACTGACAAGATCAAATATGACAAATTACCTCTAAAGTACAACACAGGTTTAGTACCATCACCCTATGCAACCTTAAGTATCAGTCCCAAGCAACACTGTCAAATTAATTTCCGTGGCTGCCATTTTATGTATCGTCTCATCTCATAAAGTTCAATGCTTCACTTCCATATAAAAtcttaatctgtttttttactgttatcTTCAAAGTCCTGTGATTGAAATGTAAATCCAGTCTGGGACTTAAAGCTCATTGCTATGCAGTCAGAGAACATGAAAGCAGCGTGGTAAAGATAAGGATGAAAGTGTAGGATCTGTCCTACACACTCAGCTGAGGAGATGAGAGTCTGACTTCAAGTCTAGACACCGGGATTGTGCATGAAAAACTTAGGTcagctattattattaatacttgCTATTTATGGAGGATAACCAAATGCGCTAAGGTAACTACAGAACGTATTAAATGACAGGATGTAAAACCAACACagaaaaatgccccaaaacatacagtaggcctacagttTTAGAAATGTACAAAAATCATCCTCTTTATTAAACGTCACGTAATGTAACTCTGATTTTCTTGCAAATAGAATTTTTGCTTGATGTTGGATCAGATCTAAGGAAGGGAtgtcatttaataataatttcatgATGTTCCACGAGAATGTGGTGGAAGAGGCGAGAGATTGAGTAGCACAGctgatttgaaaataaaagaaagaaattgatttgattaaaataaCGTGTACATATTGAGTCAGCTGTAACACCTGAACACGACAGTATGTGTTGCGATTGAGAGTGGGTTAAAAAAACTAGTTAGCAAGTGAGCAGAGAGGTCTGAATAGCTAAAAGCAATGGATGAATAAATTGTTAGCTAAAAGCAATGGATGAGTGATTGAATTAGAATgcttaaaataattaaaaaaaattttaaatagttaaattgGTAACTATAATGGATACATTTATATCACTCAAAGCAATGAATGAGTGAATCGTTGTTATACAAACATTCAATAAACATTGTTGTAACAAAATCCACACATCCAGTTTGAAATcatctttaaatttaaatgttgaaGATGCTAAGATTTATTTCCATGCTATGATTTTCACTCAtgtaacacatactgtataacgCCTTGGTCTCTTACCACTGATACAATATTAAAGCCTGCACAATCTGTATATGAACAAGCTCTCGAATCTCCAGGACAATAAGCCTAAAAGTTACCATCACTGTAATATACTGTACTGCCTGGATATGGTCTCCTCTCCTACTGGGAAAATCTTAGTACATTTCACAATGCTCGTTTATTTTCCCAATTCTCAATGGATTTATTATTAGCACCTCCCCCACTTTACCACGTTCCTCACTTAGAAACTTGTTCAGGATAGATTAGTTgtccaaagtaggaaaatatttTTTGGCCAGACCGCTTTTACAGTTTTGGAACATCCttttataaaatatacaacATAGCAACTCTTACTGATCCTTTGCATATATTGCTTTGCTTAAAACTTGGCTAAAAAGGCAACCAGACCTGCAGATATACCCAGTCACCGCATGCTTGACTTGCTTGgccttttgtttgtgtttgtcagaTTGCTTCCCTTCTTGTTTTAcctatgtcttttttaatgtgatttatgTTGTCATGTtatgttttaactgtttgtgCTAATTGTCTGCTAAACGTTTGCTGTTTATCAATTAGCTACATTTTCCATGTCCTTCTTTGCATGATGCTTGACCTAATCATCcgagcattttttttaaaaatccagcTGTAAAGGTTGTctttctttggttttattttgctttgctttgcttttactttgtgtgttgttttgttgttttaatagcTAATTTTACATCTGGCCAAGGGGCAACAATtagaaaatatgccttttggCACATTTACAGTGATGTTGATGATTGTGTATTGTccctaaaaaattaaaataaatcagtcaataaatgaacacatttggaACATGACGGGCGGTTTCACTGAAGGGTACTTAAATACATCTGAGAGGCCTGTGGGggtatttcagaaaaaaggttaGAAGCCACTGTAGCATGTCCTGTGCTGTGATTGTGACCAGTGTTAATATACTGCTTGTTACAGGGGAGCTGCGCTGCTGACCTGTACCGCCACCCTCAACTAGATGCAGATATTGAGGCAGTAAAAGACATCTACACTGACAGTGCTGTCTCTGTTAGGTACAGCACAGATACACAGAAACACccccctctacacacacacacactcacacacacacacacacacacacacacacacacaattcaaagatattttgtattaattttaAACTCTGCACTGTGTggcaaaataggaaaaaaacaacccatATTTTTCCCTCAAGTGATAATCACTTAAAAGGGTTGGATTGTAATGAATCccattatttatgataaatgaactgtatctgttgttttgtctctgaaCAGGGAGTATGGAACCATCGATGACGTGGACATCGATCTTCATATTAACATCGGTTTTTTAGATGTGAGTCAGCATTCCTCTTTGTCTGCACacacctcctccttctttcccCATTACTATTCCAACGTTGACATTTTGCAAAGTAACACATCATTTATAATGCATTGTTTgctcattatttattcatgcaCTGAGAAATGGCCCTAATTAGGATGCTAActctgtatatttgtgtgtatgtgtatatgtgtgtgtgtctgaatcaGGAGGAGGTTGCGACAGCTTGGAAAGTTATCAGAACAGAGCCCATTATTCTGAGACTGcgcttttctctttctcagtaCCTCGATGGACCTGGTGAGTAAAGATGTCAGTGTGGATGTTGGTTTTCTGGGAGGGACTTTAGGTATTTGTGCCACTCACTGAGCGTAGGAGGTGAGTACCATATGTGCTATACAAGAGGGAGAGTGAAAGAACgagtctgtgtttgtctgtgccCTGTGTGATAATGTTAGTCATCTTTACTCAGAACCGTCAGTAGAAGTGTTCCAGCCCTCCAATAAAGAAGGCTTTAGCCTGGGCCTGCAGCTCAAAAAGTAAGTCAGCAgctataatgttttatttttaaatcatgcatAGTATATTTCATACAGTATTCTAACTTCAGATTGTGCACAACCAAATATGCTGCATCAGAAATAAGAATCACTCATTCAAATTTTTGGTTTGACTAATCcactaaataaaaatgcacacCAACATCAAAATAGCGCAATTCACCGCCTGACAGATTCACTCACACATCTTCCTGCTCAACTGTCCTTATCTGTAACATGGCAGGATCCTGAGCACGTTCACCTCACAGCAGTGGAAGCACCTCAGTAATGAGTTCctcaaggcccagcaggagaaGAGGCACAGCTGGTTCAAAGCCGGAGGAACCATCAAGAAGTTCCGAGCCGGACTCAGCATCTTCTCCCCCATACCCAAGTAGGTCTCTCTTACACTGTGCATCTCTTTCAAGGCATCTACACAACCTTGCCTATGTTTAAATTACAGTTTGCTGCATACAGCTTAGGCTTGCAATTGACATCCCAATCCAGGGTAGGATGTAAGATGTAAGTCATGatttgaaacaaacaaaaatgttggcCATTGATAATAGCCTACAGATACTGTTTTCATTGCATTGCAAAATCAACATGTCTGTTGTCCTTAATTTCTCTTTCAATGTTTCCAAACGTTTGCAATCACTCAAGGAGAAGATTAATTAACCTCGAGTACAGAAAACGATTAGTGTTATTTGTGGTGTTATTTTGGCATTTGCAGTATGTTTTTGCAGTTCTTCTTGTGTCTGTAACACAAGTGAAAGGATTTTTTATAAGAAAAGTATGCTTTCTTATGTTGTCACAAAGGTTTTCAGGAAGGAATGCCGTAGATAAAGTTTATTCATAACAGATAGGTGgtatttatcatttataaaaAGCTTATTATTGCTATATTATAGGAGTTATTGTTTAAAGAATTAGAGTATATTGTGCCCTCCTAGTTCAGTTCATTGTGTTCTTAACTCCTCATTCTGGAGACGCCTTTACCCGTAAATATATCAAGGAATGATGTATAGagtgtgtgtttcctttgtattttctattttatttattgcttGCATATTGTGTTTCTAtttaatgtctttctttttcactcTTTTGTGAATCACTTTGTGATGTCTAATCTAGTGAGGTGCTATATGAATAGATTTACGTAATTACATAGAAGCAAGATATTTTCCCAAGATTTCTGTTGGAAGATATTTATGGAAATACTTTGAGAAGGTTTGTCTGTGAAAGATAAACTGTAGCAAAGAAGACAAGCAGGGAAAAAGAATCTCTGACACTGCATGTTGCAGATTGACTTAAATTCAATATTTGACACAGTCAACCAATTCCCCAAGGAAGAAAGTACTCTTCTCGGCCTCTGTCTTACTTTGGGATGCTTTGACAGTTATGGGTGCACAGGGATTATATCTCGGCCCACTCGATGGAGGTCATCCTCACTAACTACTAGGCTGTCTCGACATCCTCACAATTTGACAGGAGTCTCATGTCAAGACTGTACATGGATGTTGTACTAAGAGTGATAGTGGAAGTGAACACTTTTTGTATATTAACAGTTAGTGACTTGAGGTACTGCCCAAACAGATTTCAGTTGTCAGAGATAGTATAATACTTCTTCCAAAAGGCCCAGtctgctgtgattggcttgagagaaaaaaatggccCACCTTTGCAAAGGTAGTTCTCAAGCTGTGGGTGGACATACTCAGATGGGGGGCGGTGTATTctaataataatgatttatACTTGTGTTAATTCCGCAGGGGAAGTTACAACGTTTTCACATGTTGTTAGAATACACATTAcaaacaggcctgaaatacatacacatgcacagtacctatacatgcattaatggagagatgtcagagtgcaAGGGCTGCACCTGTTGATGGAAAGGCGCCCCTAGTAGTtggggggttcggtgccttgctcaagggcaccttggcAGTTCCCTGGAGGTGAACTgccacctctccagctaccagtccaccaccatacttggGTTCGTATTGGTACTTGAACCTGCATGTGACATAGGGAAGACAAATCTGAATGGCTTGTTGACTTCCATGTTTTCTTATCTAGACAGCTAACAAAAAACTGACTGGGTCATCGTATTTCTTGGTTTGTGGGTTGGTAGGCACTCCACATACCCAAAATGTGAGTTTTTTGTGATGTGTCCACTTTAACACATTACAGAGTCTTGCCATGCGTGATTACAGCCGAGGAGGTGTTAAGATTAAGATTGTATTCAAAGCTACATTATAATTATACATTCTAAAATTTCTGATGTGGCCTTTTAAAGCCAAACCCTCCACTATGTCCTCTCTACAAAGGCATGGACAGCATCAACATTTTCTCAGCATAGAAAAATGGTTGATGAAGTGATGTGCATGAattgtgttttgcttttttctaGGTCTCCGAGTTTTCCTTTGATCCAAGACACAGTTTTAAAAGGGAAGCTGAGTGTCCCTGAGCTGAGAGTGACCCGCCTGATGAACCGCTCTATCTCATGTACCATGAAGAACCCCAAAGGGGAGCTCTTCAACTATCCACCAAACAGCCAGGTCAGTGCCAGTCTGGACAAATCAGCACACCTGCATCTCTCAGATTTGGAGTCAGATACCTCTCAGtttaaatttgaatttgctccATTAACAATGTTCCACTGTCCTCCCACCTATTTGTCTTTAACATGTCTCACTTACACATGTCAAGTTGTGGTCatagtgtttttgtcacaacTCTGAGGCTTCAAACTTTGCACTCCCTACATTCGTTACACTGCTGATGTAGAAACTCATGACACTATGATAAGGAGTTCAAAATAATCCACACTTCTACAAAATGTTGATGACGAATGCGGTTTTAAGGCACTGTATGTTGTTCTTTTCTGCTCTGTGATCCACTCTGACCCTTTTCTCAGTCACCCGCCACCTGCACTGTTCCCACCTGAGTCTTTCCTTACCCCTACCATAACATGGCTTGTGCTCCGTTTCCCATAATGCTTTGTCTTCACTTGACTCATCAGACTGTGGCTGTCCCGGCGGCCAGGGCCCCTGCGCAGATTACCACGAGGCAGCTGATTGAATTGTTTTTCTCATCCCAGGCGGGCGGCCACTGCAAGAACATCCCTACCTTGGAGTATGGCTTCTTAGTGCAGGTTAGACCTCAAGGAGATATGAGTATCTGCTGGTAGCTGGCAGTGACAAGGGGTGGGGCCCACAGTGCATTGTTGTGCTAGGACAGGATTAGCCAATCGTAACTGCTGTacaaaattgtacttttttgaCAATTCTGCTGCCAAACTAGTCTTCATTCCTTAATAAGGCAGTTCTTCAGGTGGGAGTGATAACTGGGAACACCGCTTTTCTCCAAACAGATTATGAAGTACTCGGAGCAGAGGATCCCCACACTCAACGAgtactgtgtggtgtgtgacgAACAGCATGTCTTTCAGAACGGATCCATGCTGAAGGTATCAGAGATGAGAAAGAGAAACATTCTGTATAGATTGAGAAACCATTTCATATTGGTTTAAAAATCTAATTGTGAAaagcatgtttgtgttgttttatctCTCTATTAACCCTGTTAGTGGAAAATCCACTGATCATAGTGCATTTTCTGCAATCTTAGTTTTGAGGGAGCGAGAtaaagagtgagaaagagagtcAGTAAGTGTGtgcatgaatgtttttgtgtagaTATGTAGTACATGTTGAAATGACTTTATTTGTATACctcttttgtctgtgtgtgtgtgtgtgtgtgtgtgtgNNNNNNNNNNGCGTTGGctatatgtgtttatatatagCCGGCTGTATGCACCAGGGAGCTGTGTGTGTTCTCCTTCTACACTCTGGGTGTGATGTCTGGAGCCGCAGAGGAAGTGGCCACTGGAGCAGAGgtgacaacaacacaacacatagtATATGATATAATTTGgattatttgtgttgttttttttctttcaagtaATGACATTAATTTCTGATTATTTGTAGTTTCTACGTGGCATTGGAACTGATGCAGGTTCTTCTcaataaaagcatcaaaatgaGCCGATGACAGCATCACATGAAGGCAGaaaatgttaatgtaaaatgatTCTCTCCGCAGGTAGTGGACCTACTTGTGGCTATGTGTCGAGCTGCTCTGGAGTCTCCCCGTAAGAGCATCATCTTTGAGCCGTACCCATCAGTTGTTGACCCCAATGACCCCAAGACTCTGGCCTTCAACCCAAAGGTCAGCATCTTCACTGCTATAATCGTGATTAATAACTATATCAATACGCACATTTCATTCCCAGATGACATATCCATTTGTGAAACACAACTCCTAAACTTCCAAGTGCaatgagtattttctttttttcaaaggacACATTTAGAAATCTTAACAATATTTCAGCAAACCTTTTGCCTCTACAAGTGATTTTAGATGTCTGTATGTTGTTCCCTCTCTCATTGCATACAATGAATGTTTGGCTCAACCGatgaacacagaagaagaattATGAGAGACTGCAGAAAGCCTTGGACAGCGTCATGTCCATTCGGGAAATGACCCAGGTACAAGGAAGGGATGGGAGGGAAAGAATCGAAGGGCCACAGTACAGTTAGGCTTTATGTATAATGTTTAAGAttgtaaatgttaatgttaaagaaatttgtttttagttttatataaGATCATCACTTGATGTCCATCCCATGGCTGAAAATGTCCATTGCAAAGTCCTGTTTTAAGTGGACTGTTTGAGCAGCATGGGTGGGGTTTTTGATTTGTAAAGTGACAGTTGTTGCTGATTAGTTTATCTTCTCTATTCCTCTTCgttgctcttttttttgtcacttgtttacCCACTGTGGCTTGACTGCATCTGTACTATCTATAAAACACATCATAAGACTGTATTTGAACACTTGCTCATTTggctttgaaaagaaaaaaaacagccctgAAAATTGAAACATATGCTTGTGTGCTTTTCCAGGGCTCATATCTAGAGATCAAGAAACAGATGGACAAACTTGACCCTTTAGCCCATCCCCTGCTACAGTGGTGAGTAAAGAGTATCTGTTCCAAAAATGGGTTTACTCTGCTTTGCATGTTAAAGTAAAAATGCCAAACACTTAGTGTTATAAAATGTCTGTTATGTCATATAACACCTTATGAGACAACACAATGGCGATTGAGCCTTTGGCCAACCTTTGAAAGCCCTTGCATTTTGCATTTGCCGTATTACAAACTGGGTGTCTGTGGCAACATTTCCTGGAAAAATCAAAAGCAGCACAAAGTTAGCAAAAGACCTGCTTTGCAACTCACTTGTGTGTGAAGCAACTGCCGGTTGACTGACGTCACACACTGTTTTGATCTCTGGGAAAGTGAGATCCAAAAAACAAACCTGTAATTACCACTTATCGCCATAGTTGCTGCAAAAGCGAATGAAATGAAGATCTTTAAGATTTGACTTAATTTCAGAAAATTATATAGCACAGTGCCAACAACAACACTGAGACACTTGAGTAGAACATTgctgttgttaatgttattagttagaTCCATTTTCATActttgacaagtcaaaatgtctactGGGAAAAAGTCCTATTGTGGTTTAAGTATTTAATAACCTCTTTGCTACGGCCACGGTAGTAGCCATGGCCGTAGCAAAGAAGTTATTATTATAAAGAGGTTAttattataacacacacacacacacacacatacacacaaaacatacacacaaacacacacaaaatactacAGTATCAAAGGTAAATGTACTGATTTTGCAGAATGGCTCCTATGTAAagtgttatattattatacaatattatattatgccgtttttatcacaaacaatcacaatgtaaaaagtaactcagctttaattaaatgtagttgagtaaaatgtacagtatttccttCTTTTATGTAGAGGAGTAGAACTAGCAGAAAAGGAAATGCAAGTACCAAAAACCGTAACTTAGGAACAATACATGAGCAAATGTAGTTcattactttccaccactgattgtGACAAATTGTGCTGCTTTATTAAAGGGGTTTTGCCAACAGGTTCTTCAGCATGTATTTAATTAAATGACTGTAGTGTATAGTTTAGGTTGTGTCTGACCTTTCCTCGTTCAAAAATGCTGTAAATAAGGTCCATTTATAATACAAAGTTCTGAACCTCACTAATCTCTTAACCTTGGTTATGGCCCTGGTGGTAGCACAATTTCTGGTACTTTAAATTATGTTGTACCTTAATTAATGTATGTTTTgatcttctctctgtctttttgcaGGATTATTTCCAGTAACAGGTCTCATATCGTCAAGCTGCCTCTGAGTAGGGTAGGGAATCAGAATGACATCCTTTCAGTGTCCTGTATCAAATTAATGTCTTATTACTGCATTATTATGTCATTGAATGGTTCATACTCACTCTGTATCcgtctttttgtctctcttgcTGTCTCTCTTGCTGTCACTTGTTCCGTATGA of Etheostoma spectabile isolate EspeVRDwgs_2016 chromosome 1, UIUC_Espe_1.0, whole genome shotgun sequence contains these proteins:
- the LOC116674202 gene encoding protein mono-ADP-ribosyltransferase PARP6 isoform X3 codes for the protein MDIKGQCWTDEESDGENESEQFLYGIQGSCAADLYRHPQLDADIEAVKDIYTDSAVSVREYGTIDDVDIDLHINIGFLDEEVATAWKVIRTEPIILRLRFSLSQYLDGPEPSVEVFQPSNKEGFSLGLQLKKILSTFTSQQWKHLSNEFLKAQQEKRHSWFKAGGTIKKFRAGLSIFSPIPKSPSFPLIQDTVLKGKLSVPELRVTRLMNRSISCTMKNPKGELFNYPPNSQTVAVPAARAPAQITTRQLIELFFSSQAGGHCKNIPTLEYGFLVQIMKYSEQRIPTLNEYCVVCDEQHVFQNGSMLKPAVCTRELCVFSFYTLGVMSGAAEEVATGAEVVDLLVAMCRAALESPRKSIIFEPYPSVVDPNDPKTLAFNPKKNYERLQKALDSVMSIREMTQGSYLEIKKQMDKLDPLAHPLLQWIISSNRSHIVKLPLSRQLKFMHTSHQFLLLSSPPAKEARFRTAKKLYGSTFAFHGSHIENWHSVLRNGLVNASYTKLQLHGAAYGKGIYLSPISSISFGYSGMGKGQHRMPTKDELVQRYNRMNTIPQSRPIQSRFLQSRNLNCIALCEVITSKDLQKHGNIWVCPVSDHVCTRFFFVYEDGQVGDANINTQEPKVQKEIMRVIGTQIYSS
- the LOC116674202 gene encoding protein mono-ADP-ribosyltransferase PARP6 isoform X2, with amino-acid sequence MDIKGQCWTDEESDGENESEQFLYGIQGSCAADLYRHPQLDADIEAVKDIYTDSAVSVREYGTIDDVDIDLHINIGFLDEEVATAWKVIRTEPIILRLRFSLSQYLDGPEPSVEVFQPSNKEGFSLGLQLKKILSTFTSQQWKHLSNEFLKAQQEKRHSWFKAGGTIKKFRAGLSIFSPIPKSPSFPLIQDTVLKGKLSVPELRVTRLMNRSISCTMKNPKGELFNYPPNSQTVAVPAARAPAQITTRQLIELFFSSQAGGHCKNIPTLEYGFLVQIMKYSEQRIPTLNEYCVVCDEQHVFQNGSMLKPAVCTRELCVFSFYTLGVMSGAAEEVATGAEVVDLLVAMCRAALESPRKSIIFEPYPSVVDPNDPKTLAFNPKKKNYERLQKALDSVMSIREMTQGSYLEIKKQMDKLDPLAHPLLQWIISSNRSHIVKLPLSRQLKFMHTSHQFLLLSSPPAKEARFRTAKKLYGSTFAFHGSHIENWHSVLRNGLVNASYTKLQLHGAAYGKGIYLSPISSISFGYSGMGKGQHRMPTKDELVQRYNRMNTIPQSRPIQSRFLQSRNLNCIALCEVITSKDLQKHGNIWVCPVSDHVCTRFFFVYEDGQVGDANINTQEPKVQKEIMRVIGTQIYSS
- the LOC116674202 gene encoding protein mono-ADP-ribosyltransferase PARP6 isoform X5; this encodes MDIKGQCWTDEESDGENESEQFLYGIQGSCAADLYRHPQLDADIEAVKDIYTDSAVSVREYGTIDDVDIDLHINIGFLDEEVATAWKVIRTEPIILRLRFSLSQYLDGPEPSVEVFQPSNKEGFSLGLQLKKILSTFTSQQWKHLSNEFLKAQQEKRHSWFKAGGTIKKFRAGLSIFSPIPKSPSFPLIQDTVLKGKLSVPELRVTRLMNRSISCTMKNPKGELFNYPPNSQAGGHCKNIPTLEYGFLVQIMKYSEQRIPTLNEYCVVCDEQHVFQNGSMLKPAVCTRELCVFSFYTLGVMSGAAEEVATGAEVVDLLVAMCRAALESPRKSIIFEPYPSVVDPNDPKTLAFNPKKKNYERLQKALDSVMSIREMTQGSYLEIKKQMDKLDPLAHPLLQWIISSNRSHIVKLPLSRQLKFMHTSHQFLLLSSPPAKEARFRTAKKLYGSTFAFHGSHIENWHSVLRNGLVNASYTKLQLHGAAYGKGIYLSPISSISFGYSGMGKGQHRMPTKDELVQRYNRMNTIPQSRPIQSRFLQSRNLNCIALCEVITSKDLQKHGNIWVCPVSDHVCTRFFFVYEDGQVGDANINTQEPKVQKEIMRVIGTQIYSS
- the LOC116674202 gene encoding protein mono-ADP-ribosyltransferase PARP6 isoform X1, with amino-acid sequence MAFSQCVVPQDIKGQCWTDEESDGENESEQFLYGIQGSCAADLYRHPQLDADIEAVKDIYTDSAVSVREYGTIDDVDIDLHINIGFLDEEVATAWKVIRTEPIILRLRFSLSQYLDGPEPSVEVFQPSNKEGFSLGLQLKKILSTFTSQQWKHLSNEFLKAQQEKRHSWFKAGGTIKKFRAGLSIFSPIPKSPSFPLIQDTVLKGKLSVPELRVTRLMNRSISCTMKNPKGELFNYPPNSQTVAVPAARAPAQITTRQLIELFFSSQAGGHCKNIPTLEYGFLVQIMKYSEQRIPTLNEYCVVCDEQHVFQNGSMLKPAVCTRELCVFSFYTLGVMSGAAEEVATGAEVVDLLVAMCRAALESPRKSIIFEPYPSVVDPNDPKTLAFNPKKKNYERLQKALDSVMSIREMTQGSYLEIKKQMDKLDPLAHPLLQWIISSNRSHIVKLPLSRQLKFMHTSHQFLLLSSPPAKEARFRTAKKLYGSTFAFHGSHIENWHSVLRNGLVNASYTKLQLHGAAYGKGIYLSPISSISFGYSGMGKGQHRMPTKDELVQRYNRMNTIPQSRPIQSRFLQSRNLNCIALCEVITSKDLQKHGNIWVCPVSDHVCTRFFFVYEDGQVGDANINTQEPKVQKEIMRVIGTQIYSS
- the LOC116674202 gene encoding protein mono-ADP-ribosyltransferase PARP6 isoform X4; this encodes MDIKGQCWTDEESDGENESEQFLYGIQGSCAADLYRHPQLDADIEAVKDIYTDSAVSVREYGTIDDVDIDLHINIGFLDYLDGPEPSVEVFQPSNKEGFSLGLQLKKILSTFTSQQWKHLSNEFLKAQQEKRHSWFKAGGTIKKFRAGLSIFSPIPKSPSFPLIQDTVLKGKLSVPELRVTRLMNRSISCTMKNPKGELFNYPPNSQTVAVPAARAPAQITTRQLIELFFSSQAGGHCKNIPTLEYGFLVQIMKYSEQRIPTLNEYCVVCDEQHVFQNGSMLKPAVCTRELCVFSFYTLGVMSGAAEEVATGAEVVDLLVAMCRAALESPRKSIIFEPYPSVVDPNDPKTLAFNPKKKNYERLQKALDSVMSIREMTQGSYLEIKKQMDKLDPLAHPLLQWIISSNRSHIVKLPLSRQLKFMHTSHQFLLLSSPPAKEARFRTAKKLYGSTFAFHGSHIENWHSVLRNGLVNASYTKLQLHGAAYGKGIYLSPISSISFGYSGMGKGQHRMPTKDELVQRYNRMNTIPQSRPIQSRFLQSRNLNCIALCEVITSKDLQKHGNIWVCPVSDHVCTRFFFVYEDGQVGDANINTQEPKVQKEIMRVIGTQIYSS
- the LOC116674202 gene encoding protein mono-ADP-ribosyltransferase PARP6 isoform X6, which gives rise to MDIKGQCWTDEESDGENESEQFLYGIQGSCAADLYRHPQLDADIEAVKDIYTDSAVSVREYGTIDDVDIDLHINIGFLDEEVATAWKVIRTEPIILRLRFSLSQYLDGPEPSVEVFQPSNKEGFSLGLQLKKILSTFTSQQWKHLSNEFLKAQQEKRHSWFKAGGTIKKFRAGLSIFSPIPKSPSFPLIQDTVLKGKLSVPELRVTRLMNRSISCTMKNPKGELFNYPPNSQTVAVPAARAPAQITTRQLIELFFSSQAGGHCKNIPTLEYGFLVQIMKYSEQRIPTLNEYCVVCDEQHVFQNGSMLKPAVCTRELCVFSFYTLGVMSGAAEEVATGAEVVDLLVAMCRAALESPRKSIIFEPYPSVVDPNDPKTLAFNPKKKNYERLQKALDSVMSIREMTQGSYLEIKKQMDKLDPLAHPLLQWIISSNRSHIVKLPLSRQLKFMHTSHQFLLLSSPPAKEARFRTAKKLYGSTFAFHGSHIENWHSVLRNGLVNASYTKLQVRNPGSWLEFTMHLPSDSKPAL